Within the Vibrio tasmaniensis genome, the region GATCAGGCTCACCCGCGAGCTCGTAAGAAGAATAAAGATTAGATTAAAGGTTTAACTATGCGAATTTATCGAGGGTTAAAGCCCATCAAAGCCATGACCTTTGATTTGGATGATACCTTGTACGACAACTGGCCTGTGATCATGAAGGTTGAGAAAGAGATGGCGCAGTGGCTTTATCAAAAGCATCCTGTGTCTGCTTCTCTTTCGTTAGAAGAGTGGCAAGGTATCAAACAGCAAGTCGCCTTTGAAAACCCAGCGTTAAAACATGATGTCACTGTCTGGCGTGAAACACAGATTAAGCGTGGTTTGCTGCAACTGGGGTATTCTCAGCAGCAAGCAGAGCAAGCTGCTCGTGAGGGGATCGAACATGCCTTGTGGCTGCGTAATCAAGTCGATGTGCCACAAGAAACGCATCGAGTGATGACTGAGCTGAGCCTACGTATTCCTTTAGTTGCGATTACTAATGGCAATGTCGACCCACATAAAATTGGCTTGGGGCAGTACTTCCAATTAATCCTTAAAGCCGGTCCTGACGGCAGAGCAAAACCCTACCCAGATATGTTTGAAAAAGCGCAGCAATACCTAGATTGTGACGCTGAGAATATTCTTCATGTCGGCGATCATCTTAGAACGGATGTTTACGGAGCTAAGCAAAATGGTTTCCAAGCATGCTGGTTTAATGACACTGGTTCCAATTTATACCACTCCCCAAAGGCAACACTGTTGCCTGATGTTGAAATAGAGCAACTCAGTGATCTAATACGATTAATTTAGTGGGCTGTTGTAAGCTTATTGTGTCGCATTTATGAGATTGAATTGTTACATTAGTCACAATTTAATGCCTGTTTAGGCTAGGATATTTGGCAACTACTTTTTATTGAAACTTTACAGTTGTAGCAGTAGTTGTGGGTTCTCACTTCACTCAACTTAGAACAAGGGTTGGCATGCAAACATTTACATTTCTCGCAAATACTGAGGAGTTATTTAAGTCTCAATTTGATCGGCGAGAGTGGTGTGACAGCAAACAGTACCTTATTCAAATTTTCTCTGCTCAATCCCCAGATATCGCTCGTCGAATAGCGAATGCAGCCCTCAATCGCATAGAGCATGCGACGTTAATTGGTCAGAGCGCCCGCTATGTTATTAGTGATAACGGTCTCAAGAGTCAATGTACCTTAGTCGTTGTCAGTGAATTTAATGATACCCATTTAACGTCTACCGTTCAGAAATTTACCGGAATCCCAAACCAAGACAGCCTAGATCTCGTTTCTCATTTAAGCCTTACTAAAAAAACCAAAACGGTTATCAGCTTGTGCGATCAGGTTGAAGGGCGTGATTACCCTATCTATAGCGCCTTTGAAAACCTACCCTATACATTGCCTGTTGCTGGTGGCTTGTGTCATGAGAATGAATACGGGCGCTGGGTTATGCATAACGGACAGATCTACCAACACGCTTGTGTGGCGGTGGCTCTGACTAACCCTAGCTTGAAGGTTTGGTCGGATGCGTATTCTGAGTGGAACCCAATTGGGATGAAACTGCGAGTGACACACGCAGTCGGAAATCGTTTATATGCGTTGAATGACAAGCCGGCTATCGAGGTATTCAAGCATTACCTTGCTGATGGTAAAGATCTCCCTTTCAGTCAGCTAATGAGCTTCCCACTGTATCGAGAAATCGGCAGAAAGAAGGGCATCTCGACGCCTTTACGTATTAATGATGATAGCAGTATCGAATTTGATAGCCCTTGGCATGTCGGCGAAGAGGCCCAGTTTTGTTATAACCACCCTTCTTTGACCGCAGAAAAAGTACGTCACGGCGCAGAGATGCTTGCCATGCATCAGCCTGAATCTGTGATCATCTATAATTGTGTCTCTCGACTTGAATTTATTGATAGTAAACTTGAGTTAAAGCCATTTGAGGGGATAGTCAACGCGTGTGGTGCATATTGTATGGGCGAGCTATATCGCAACGACGATCGCCAAGAGATACTGCATCACAGCCTCACTTATATTGCGATGAGAGAGTCGGACGAGATTAATGAGTTTCGTTGTGAAGATTTCCAGCGTGAGTCAACGGTATCGCCACTGCTAAACCTAGTCAGAAATGCGGTCGCTGACCTCGACAGTATGAACACTCAGATGGAGAATAAACTCCATCAACAAGCACGTCGCTTAACTGAAAGTTATCGTATTGACTCCCGCACCGGGCTACCCAACCGTATCGTATTAAAAGAACGCCTCAATACGATTTTGTTCAATGAACATCTGTTGACGCTGAAGCTGACTAATTTTCATCAAGTTAACGAAAAATACGGTTATCAAGTGGGTGATCAATTACTGCTTGATCTGTCGAATCATTTTGTCGAACGGTTACACCTTAGTGTGGCTAAGGAATCCAAGGTAAAGGTTGAGCTGTTCAGTATTGGTGTCGGTGAGTGGGCGATCATCTTTAACGCGAGTATTGATAGCGTGAAGATAGAACAACGTTTCGTTGAGTTTGCTGATGGCATTGAACACATTAATTTTGAACCATATGGATTAACCGACATAGACTATCTTTCGGTTTCCCTGTGTGGTGGTTTCGCTAGTCGTTGTGATTTTTTAGCGGATAGCGGCGATGAGATCTTATTGAAAGCGATTGAAGCTCGACGCTACGGGGTGCGGAATAATACTCACATCACTAATGCTAAAAATATTCAGGTGAGCGAGGAAGACCGTAAAGAGCAACTAGGCTGGCTGAGCTGTGTAAGCCGTGCAATCTTAGATCAGAACATCATCACTTACTCACAACCGATTGTGGCGTCTGGTTCTCACGAAATGATTGGCCAAGAGTGTTTGGTTAGAATCATGGAGTCAGACGGTACTATTGTGCCACCAGGTAAGTTCTTGCCTATCATTGCTGACACACATCTCTATACGCGCCTTAGCCGACACATGATTAGAAACACCATTGGCTACATGGCGAATAAGCAAAGCTCTTTTTCAATCAACCTATCCCCACAAGATTTGCTGAGTGACAAGACGCTTGAAGTTCTTGAGTCCGCGATCAGTGGTATGAACGATCCTACTCGACTTGGCCTAGAGGTTCTCGAGTCTGAGCAGATCAAAGATTATGGTCGCATGATAGAAGTGTGTGATCACTTCCGTGCTCTCGGGGCGAGAATCATTGTTGATGACTTTGGCTCTGGTTATTCTAATATTGATGAGATCATTAAGCTTGAACCGCAGATTATTAAGCTCGACGGCAGCCTGATTCGCAATATCGACAAAGACCATAAGCAAAGAAATATCGCCTCTCAGTTAGTACGCTTGTGTCAGGTGTTTAACGCCAAAACAGTTGCCGAATTTGTCCATAACCAACAGGTTTGTGAGATTGCAGAGCAAATGGGTGTCGATTATCTACAAGGTTATTACTTTGGTGAGCCTAAGCGACTGTTTTAGTTATTAAAGCTATCAAGACGTTAACGTTACTTGCTTTTAAAGTGCTTCACTGGTACAGATGGTGGCTTTTTAGTGAAATGAATGATGTCTAACTAACGTCACATTATTTATAAGACGATTGTAAGTATTCCGTGCAAGCTTTATCTATAATAAGCACAATAACAAATCATTAACGTAACGATTAATGTGAATATGCAATCGACCTCTTTCCAGATACAAGACATTAAGCACACCCAGCGTGAATTGGAAAAGATAGATTTTCATCAACATGAAGATCTACTGATTCAGGTGTTTTCTTCTTTCGAGAAAGATTCGGTGTTGGCTGCCTGCCAAGTAATTCAGTCGAATTTCCCCAATGCTAAATTGATTGGTTGTAGTGCTAATCACTACATCAGCCAAGGTGAAATCCTACATCAAGGTCTCTATGTTATTATTACTCGCTTTGAGGCGACGTCTTACACTTATGGTGTTGTCGAATATAGCGAGCAGCCTCGACGAGATAGCCAAGCGATGTGGCAGCAGCTTGAATGTAATGCTGATACTCAAAGCATCATTTGTTTCGCCGATCGCTTACAGATAAATAACCAAGATCTATTTTCAGCGTTTGAGCAGTCGATATATTCATTACCTATTTGTGGTGGTGCATCGACTATCACAGATCATGGGCGATGGGTGATGCTAGACGGTATTTGCTATGAAAATGCCTATGTCATGTTGGCGCTGCACAGTGTTGATCTCGCAATTTGTAAAGGTTATTACTGCGAATGGAACCCGATCGGCCGTACCTTCCGAGTGACTGGTGCTCAAGATAATCGGCTTGCTGAATTGGACGGCATGCCAGTCCGAGAAGTCTATAACCGCTATCTCGCTGATGGTCTCGAAATTCCTTTTGAGCAACTGTATAACTTCCCCTTGATGGTTGGCGATCCAAAGGACCAGAACACTTACTTACCGCTCAAGGTGACAGAGTGTGGAGAGATAGAATTCAGTGGGTCGTTTCAGATTGGTGATGAGGTCCGGTTTTGTTATGACCACCCGTCATTGACCCTAGAGCAAGTCCGATTGGGCGTTCAACAGGTTGCTTCCCATAAACCACAACAGTTTTTTATCTACAACTGTACCTCTCGTATTGATTTCATTGATGGCAACCAAGAGGTTGAGGTTTTCCAAACATTGGCGGACACACATGGTGTGTATTGCATGGGAGAGCTTTATCAAGATAATGGCCAGCAACGAATCTTGCATCATAGCCTCACATATCTTGCACTGAGGGAAGGTGTAGGCAAGGCGGTATTGCCATTAGAGACACAACCCGCGACCAATATTTCTCCTCTGTTCTCATTGATACGAAATGCTCTGCTTGATGTTGATGACATGAACAACAGTATGGCGAGTAAGATTCAACACCAAGCAACGGCATTGACTGCGAGCTACCGAATTGATCACCGTACTGGTTTGCCTAACCGAAGCGTACTGCGTGAAAAACTGTCAAAAATGAGTACCGATAGTCATTTGTTGGCTTTGAAAGTCACCACATTTGGCCAAATCAATGAGAAGTATGGCTATCGAGTCGGTGACAAGCTTCTGCATGATTTAAGCGAGTATTTTCAAAAGGCGCTGTGGCAGTTCTTTGATGAGGGATGCCAGCTCTATAGCATTGGTATTGGTGAGTGGGCGGTGGTGTTTGATAGCTGGGCGAGCCAAGAACATATTCATCAGCGATTCTCGGAATTTGCAGATCAAACCGAACATGTGAATTTTGAACCAACGGGATTACCGGATATCGATTATCTTTCGGTTTCGGTTTGTGCAGGTATTGCCAGCCGTCGAGATTTTCCTACGACCTCTATTGATGACTTATTGTTAAAGGCGATTGATGCAAGGCGCAGTGCCGTGAGTCAGAATAAGCATCTAGTGAGTGCCAAGACGCTCATTCAATTGGAGAAGCATCGGCAAGAACAGCTTGGTTGGCTGTCGTGT harbors:
- the yigB gene encoding 5-amino-6-(5-phospho-D-ribitylamino)uracil phosphatase YigB, which produces MRIYRGLKPIKAMTFDLDDTLYDNWPVIMKVEKEMAQWLYQKHPVSASLSLEEWQGIKQQVAFENPALKHDVTVWRETQIKRGLLQLGYSQQQAEQAAREGIEHALWLRNQVDVPQETHRVMTELSLRIPLVAITNGNVDPHKIGLGQYFQLILKAGPDGRAKPYPDMFEKAQQYLDCDAENILHVGDHLRTDVYGAKQNGFQACWFNDTGSNLYHSPKATLLPDVEIEQLSDLIRLI
- a CDS encoding bifunctional diguanylate cyclase/phosphodiesterase, translated to MQTFTFLANTEELFKSQFDRREWCDSKQYLIQIFSAQSPDIARRIANAALNRIEHATLIGQSARYVISDNGLKSQCTLVVVSEFNDTHLTSTVQKFTGIPNQDSLDLVSHLSLTKKTKTVISLCDQVEGRDYPIYSAFENLPYTLPVAGGLCHENEYGRWVMHNGQIYQHACVAVALTNPSLKVWSDAYSEWNPIGMKLRVTHAVGNRLYALNDKPAIEVFKHYLADGKDLPFSQLMSFPLYREIGRKKGISTPLRINDDSSIEFDSPWHVGEEAQFCYNHPSLTAEKVRHGAEMLAMHQPESVIIYNCVSRLEFIDSKLELKPFEGIVNACGAYCMGELYRNDDRQEILHHSLTYIAMRESDEINEFRCEDFQRESTVSPLLNLVRNAVADLDSMNTQMENKLHQQARRLTESYRIDSRTGLPNRIVLKERLNTILFNEHLLTLKLTNFHQVNEKYGYQVGDQLLLDLSNHFVERLHLSVAKESKVKVELFSIGVGEWAIIFNASIDSVKIEQRFVEFADGIEHINFEPYGLTDIDYLSVSLCGGFASRCDFLADSGDEILLKAIEARRYGVRNNTHITNAKNIQVSEEDRKEQLGWLSCVSRAILDQNIITYSQPIVASGSHEMIGQECLVRIMESDGTIVPPGKFLPIIADTHLYTRLSRHMIRNTIGYMANKQSSFSINLSPQDLLSDKTLEVLESAISGMNDPTRLGLEVLESEQIKDYGRMIEVCDHFRALGARIIVDDFGSGYSNIDEIIKLEPQIIKLDGSLIRNIDKDHKQRNIASQLVRLCQVFNAKTVAEFVHNQQVCEIAEQMGVDYLQGYYFGEPKRLF
- a CDS encoding bifunctional diguanylate cyclase/phosphodiesterase gives rise to the protein MQSTSFQIQDIKHTQRELEKIDFHQHEDLLIQVFSSFEKDSVLAACQVIQSNFPNAKLIGCSANHYISQGEILHQGLYVIITRFEATSYTYGVVEYSEQPRRDSQAMWQQLECNADTQSIICFADRLQINNQDLFSAFEQSIYSLPICGGASTITDHGRWVMLDGICYENAYVMLALHSVDLAICKGYYCEWNPIGRTFRVTGAQDNRLAELDGMPVREVYNRYLADGLEIPFEQLYNFPLMVGDPKDQNTYLPLKVTECGEIEFSGSFQIGDEVRFCYDHPSLTLEQVRLGVQQVASHKPQQFFIYNCTSRIDFIDGNQEVEVFQTLADTHGVYCMGELYQDNGQQRILHHSLTYLALREGVGKAVLPLETQPATNISPLFSLIRNALLDVDDMNNSMASKIQHQATALTASYRIDHRTGLPNRSVLREKLSKMSTDSHLLALKVTTFGQINEKYGYRVGDKLLHDLSEYFQKALWQFFDEGCQLYSIGIGEWAVVFDSWASQEHIHQRFSEFADQTEHVNFEPTGLPDIDYLSVSVCAGIASRRDFPTTSIDDLLLKAIDARRSAVSQNKHLVSAKTLIQLEKHRQEQLGWLSCVSRAVLNQNIVACSQPIVSAHSHQVESYECLVRIEEDGQLIAPGKFLPIIEGTHLYTRLSRQMITRTFDFMSQRTDSFSINLAPQGFSNEKTILHLEQAIKKISHPQRIGLEVLETEQIQDYGRLIEVCNHFRDLGVNIIVDDFGSGYSNIDEILKLEPQVIKLDGSLIRNIDKDKKQRKIAQQLVSLCQILNAKTVAEFVHNEQVCRIAEDMGVDYLQGYYFGQPQRLF